Proteins encoded within one genomic window of Esox lucius isolate fEsoLuc1 chromosome 12, fEsoLuc1.pri, whole genome shotgun sequence:
- the slc16a7 gene encoding monocarboxylate transporter 2 codes for MPPAVKANLGYTPPDGGWGWAVVFGAFISIGFSYAFPKSLTIYFKEIQKYFTVSYSEIAWVSSIMLAAMYAGGPVSSILVNRYGSRPVVIMGGLMVGVSMVAASFGTTIMHLYLLVGVIGGFGLSFNLQPSLTIIGKYFQVKRPMANGLAMAGSPVFLFTLAPLNQFLFDNFGWRGAFMILGAIVMNCCVAGALMRPVKMKTVQKDPDAATNGTTTEKAGATEGIANLEAGGLLSDTEPKQKKGGCADKCLDLSLFKHRGFIIYLIGNVVMFFGFFAPVVFLAPYAKGIGIDNYQAAFLLSIFALVDMFARPGTGLIANTKWIRPRIQYFFSISVAYNGVCHLLCPFLAVHLGYAGLVIYAVFFGLAFGMVCALLFEVLMDLVGAERFSSAVGLVTIIECGPVLLGPPVAGFLVDVFDDYKYMYWACGIMMLSPGIFLFIMNYFNYKRLDQEERQRQSGTTGLGSVTRSIMEERGAGEERTISKDLEMFDEEGQ; via the exons ATGCCCCCTGCGGTCAAGGCTAACCTGGGATACACCCCACCAGATGGAGGCTGGGGCTGGGCCGTGGTCTTTGGTGCTTTTATCTCCATTGGATTCTCTTATGCCTTCCCCAAGTCTCTCACCATCTACTTCAAGGAGATTCAAAAGTACTTCACTGTTTCTTACAGTGAAATTGCATGGGTGTCCTCGATCATGCTGGCGGCTATGTACGCAGGAG GTCCAGTGAGCAGTATACTGGTCAACCGCTATGGTAGTAGACCTGTGGTCATCATGGGCGGACTGATGGTTGGGGTCTCTATGGTTGCTGCTTCCTTTGGCACAACCATTATGCATCTGTATTTATTAGTCGGAGTCATCGGAG GTTTTGGCCTCTCTTTCAATCTACAGCCTTCTCTTACAATCATAGGAAAGTACTTCCAGGTAAAAAGGCCAATGGCAAATGGCCTGGCCATGGCAGGAAGTCCAGTATTTCTCTTCACTCTGGCTCCGCTTAACCAGTTCCTGTTTGATAATTTTGGATGGAGGGGAGCCTTCATGATTCTGGGTGCCATAGTGATGAACTGTTGTGTAGCTGGAGCTCTAATGAGAcctgttaaaatgaaaacagtccAAAAAGATCCTGATGCAGCCACCAATGGAACAACCACTGAGAAGGCTGGGGCCACTGAAGGCATTGCCAACCTTGAGGCAGGGGGCCTTCTAAGTGACACGGAGCCAAAGCAGAAGAAGGGAGGCTGCGCAGACAAATGTTTAGATCTTTCTCTCTTTAAACACAGAGGTTTTATCATCTACCTCATAGGAAATGTGGTCATGTTTTTTGGCTTCTTTGCTCCAGTGGTCTTCCTGGCTCCGTATGCAAAAGGTATAGGGATTGATAACTACCAGGCCGCCTTCCTGCTTTCAATCTTTGCCTTGGTGGACATGTTCGCCAGGCCAGGAACAGGTCTCATCGCCAATACCAAGTGGATCAGGCCCAGGATCCAGTACTTCTTCAGTATCTCTGTGGCGTACAATGGTGTGTGTCACCTCCTCTGCCCTTTCCTAGCAGTCCACTTGGGGTACGCAGGCCTGGTGATTTATGCGGTTTTCTTTGGTTTGGCATTTGGTATGGTGTGTGCTCTGCTGTTTGAGGTTCTGATGGATCTGGTGGGAGCAGAGCGGTTCTCCAGTGCTGTAGGCCTGGTCACCATCATAGAGTGCGGCCCTGTGCTTCTGGGTCCCCCAGTAGCAG GGTTTTTGGTGGATGTCTTCGACGACTACAAATACATGTACTGGGCCTGTGGTATCATGATGCTGTCACCCGGCATTTTTCTCTTCATCATGAACTACTTCAACTACAAACGACTGGACCAAGAGGAGCGCCAGAGACAGAGTGGAACAACTGGACTGGGCTCTGTTACCCGGTCCAttatggaggagagaggggcaggggaggagaggacaaTCAGCAAGGATCTGGAAATGTTTGATGAAGAAGGGCAATGA